A region of Clostridia bacterium DNA encodes the following proteins:
- a CDS encoding CarD family transcriptional regulator, with translation MFKVGDRVVYPMHGAGIIEAIEEKEILGQKRQYYVMHLPMGDIKLMIPTDNVEETGLREVISQEEVPKVLRILRERKVSMCSNWNRRYRANLEKIKSGNIYEVAEVVRNLVLRERERGLSSGERRMLDSARQILISELVLAQGKAEEEVANLLDGLLA, from the coding sequence TTGTTTAAGGTAGGTGACCGGGTAGTCTACCCCATGCACGGTGCCGGAATCATCGAGGCCATTGAAGAGAAAGAAATCCTGGGTCAGAAGAGGCAGTACTACGTTATGCACCTGCCCATGGGGGACATAAAGCTGATGATACCAACGGACAACGTGGAAGAGACCGGGTTGCGCGAGGTCATTTCTCAGGAGGAAGTGCCCAAGGTATTGCGGATATTGCGGGAGCGCAAGGTCAGCATGTGTTCGAACTGGAACCGCCGCTACCGCGCCAACCTGGAAAAGATAAAAAGCGGGAACATATACGAGGTGGCAGAAGTGGTAAGAAATCTGGTTCTCCGAGAGAGGGAGAGGGGGCTGTCCAGCGGAGAAAGGCGTATGTTGGACAGCGCACGCCAGATACTCATCAGCGAGCTGGTATTGGCTCAGGGCAAGGCAGAGGAAGAAGTGGCAAACCTCTTGGATGGGCTCTTGGCCTAG
- the radA gene encoding DNA repair protein RadA encodes MAAGKGWYVCRECGYATPKWLGRCPACGQWGSLAEERSGGGQRRGADARRAPATPQLLGEVGAETEERFPTGIGELDRVLGGGLVAGSLVLFGGEPGVGKSTLLLQAAEACARRRKVLYVSAEESLGQLRLRATRLGINSSSLYAVAESDVETIREQIRIAEPDLVIIDSVQTVHLPELPSPPGSLVQVRECAAEFLRVAKEGNLPCLLVGHVTKEGYLAGPKALEHLVDTVLYLEGERYSSLRLLRAVKNRFGSTNEVGVFQMGERGLAEVPNPSAMFLAGRPGQVNGSVVVAGIEGSRALLLELQALVAPTGFGNPRRLTAGLDLQRVLLLLAVLEKRCGLPLGSQDVYLNLAGGMRLEEPAADLGICLVVASSVLDRALGAGVAVAGEVGLTGEVRRVTQVEKRVAEAARLGFRKFVLPAANLEDVGSCPLEVVGVRDLEEAFEEFNLKGNMMQFDRGDADLLQSK; translated from the coding sequence TTGGCGGCAGGCAAGGGCTGGTACGTGTGCCGGGAATGCGGCTACGCCACACCCAAGTGGCTGGGCCGCTGCCCGGCCTGCGGCCAGTGGGGAAGCCTGGCGGAGGAACGGAGCGGCGGGGGACAGCGGCGGGGGGCGGACGCCAGGCGCGCTCCCGCCACTCCGCAGCTTCTCGGTGAGGTGGGGGCGGAGACGGAGGAACGGTTTCCCACCGGTATAGGAGAGTTGGACCGGGTTCTGGGGGGAGGGCTGGTAGCCGGCTCCCTGGTACTCTTCGGCGGCGAGCCCGGGGTAGGCAAGTCCACCCTGCTGCTGCAGGCGGCGGAGGCCTGCGCCCGACGCAGGAAGGTTCTCTACGTCTCTGCGGAGGAATCCCTGGGTCAGCTTCGGTTGCGGGCTACGAGGCTGGGTATCAATTCGTCATCGCTTTACGCGGTGGCCGAATCCGACGTGGAAACCATCCGGGAGCAGATACGGATTGCGGAGCCGGATCTGGTGATTATCGATTCCGTTCAGACCGTGCACCTTCCCGAACTGCCTTCTCCCCCCGGCAGCCTGGTTCAGGTCCGGGAGTGCGCGGCGGAGTTCCTGCGGGTGGCCAAAGAAGGGAACCTTCCCTGCCTGCTGGTGGGCCACGTGACCAAGGAAGGCTATCTGGCCGGTCCCAAGGCCCTGGAGCACCTGGTGGACACGGTACTTTACCTGGAGGGGGAACGGTATTCCAGCCTGCGGTTGCTGCGCGCGGTCAAGAACCGCTTTGGCTCCACCAACGAAGTCGGAGTTTTCCAGATGGGTGAGCGCGGGCTGGCCGAGGTGCCCAACCCCTCGGCCATGTTTCTGGCCGGGCGGCCGGGACAGGTAAACGGCTCGGTGGTGGTGGCCGGAATCGAGGGCAGCCGCGCCTTGCTCTTGGAGCTGCAGGCCCTGGTAGCCCCAACCGGGTTCGGCAACCCCCGGCGCCTGACCGCGGGTCTGGATCTACAGCGGGTGCTGTTGCTGTTGGCAGTACTGGAGAAGCGTTGCGGTCTGCCTTTGGGCAGCCAGGACGTGTACCTCAATCTGGCCGGCGGCATGCGGTTAGAAGAGCCGGCGGCAGACCTGGGTATCTGCCTGGTGGTGGCCTCCAGCGTCCTGGACCGGGCGCTGGGGGCGGGCGTAGCCGTGGCCGGGGAGGTAGGGCTGACGGGCGAGGTGAGGCGGGTTACCCAGGTGGAAAAGAGAGTGGCCGAGGCGGCGCGCCTGGGCTTTCGCAAGTTCGTATTGCCGGCTGCCAACCTGGAAGATGTAGGAAGCTGTCCTTTAGAGGTAGTAGGGGTGCGGGACCTGGAGGAGGCCTTTGAAGAGTTTAATTTGAAAGGAAATATGATGCAATTTGACAGGGGTGATGCTGACTTGTTACAATCGAAGTGA